From the Saccharobesus litoralis genome, one window contains:
- a CDS encoding DUF2999 family protein, which translates to MNPIIKLLKEENISDEKVAELFQTLTANPLAAMAVVQSLGIAQEKLQPLMMLVMSQPNLVKEAVEELGLDFSKVEEAKAKLKQ; encoded by the coding sequence ATGAATCCAATTATTAAACTACTAAAAGAAGAAAATATCAGTGATGAGAAAGTTGCTGAGTTATTTCAAACTTTAACCGCAAACCCACTGGCAGCGATGGCTGTGGTACAAAGTTTGGGTATTGCTCAAGAAAAACTGCAACCGTTAATGATGTTGGTTATGAGCCAACCTAACTTAGTTAAAGAAGCGGTGGAAGAGTTAGGTTTGGATTTTTCAAAAGTGGAAGAAGCCAAGGCTAAACTAAAGCAATAG